Within the Solibacillus silvestris genome, the region TTGTATAATTATTGTATAACATTTTTTACTATTTATTGTCAACTTTATGCGGAATAATTAAAATTAATATACAAACGTTGTACAATGTATAATTTTAATAGTAAAATAAGCAATATTACATAGTATTTTTGAGCTCTATACTATACAGTTAAATAAAGATTAAAAGGGGGGAACTTTACATGTCTTGCAGAAATTGTGTCGTGTCAGAATTACAGTTTGAGATTTTATTAAAAGGCGAAAACAATATCGCTATGTTGGATATGATTGTCGAACACTTTAATCGCCGGAATTTAACAATTACTAAAAAGGAACAAATTGTAATGATACAAGAATCCGGCGTGAAAGAGTTTCTTGACTTTAGTAGAGACTATATGGAGCCAGAACTGATTTATTTTAGATTGGATGAAATGCCTTGGGAGCACCTTGCTGAAATTGAAACTGTTCTTGAAATGCAATGGATTGATGATGTCATACATAGAAATGCAGTAGTCAGCTACTCTCAGCCTATTGTAAATAGCAGAAATGAAATCTACGCTTATGAGGTGCTGTCACGCTTTACCCGAGAAGATGGCTCACTCATTTTTCCAAATGAAATTTTTGCCGCAGCTAAAACCCGAGGGCGCCTGTATGCGTTGGACCGTTTATGTCGCATGGCTGCCGTAAAGTATGCTGCTGTATTAAAGAAAAAAACATTTATCAATTTCATTCCTACGTCGATTTATTCTCCTGAATATTGCCTGCAGTCAACGGTAAAGC harbors:
- a CDS encoding diguanylate phosphodiesterase, giving the protein MSCRNCVVSELQFEILLKGENNIAMLDMIVEHFNRRNLTITKKEQIVMIQESGVKEFLDFSRDYMEPELIYFRLDEMPWEHLAEIETVLEMQWIDDVIHRNAVVSYSQPIVNSRNEIYAYEVLSRFTREDGSLIFPNEIFAAAKTRGRLYALDRLCRMAAVKYAAVLKKKTFINFIPTSIYSPEYCLQSTVKLANLLEIDPNQFVFEVVESEQVDDIDHLKSILNYYNNKGFQYALDDVGEGYNTLEMLGDIKPHYMKLDMKYVQGVNKDFEKQNTAKQFLKKALEIGATPLAEGIETQEDFEWLKQIGYKLFQGYLFGKPSIEPQRTIA